Proteins from a genomic interval of Candidatus Acetothermia bacterium:
- a CDS encoding double zinc ribbon domain-containing protein: MGLLFRPRCFLCDGPVTGLSPLCGACLADLPRWGGAVCAVCGVGIAEGVDLCRACAVEGRLYAWARSLGPYEGGLRVLVRALKYEGERALARPLGQLVAGLVADREDQGLSASSAVKAVTCVPPDPARLRARGYHAAELIAREIARALSLPFRSLLVKVRSTPPQVGRPREERERTMHDLFRARRLGHGEGVLLVDDVITTGATVAEAVRALQIAGFGDVGVLACAQALSGWEG, encoded by the coding sequence GTGGGGCTCCTGTTCCGGCCCCGGTGCTTCCTGTGCGACGGACCGGTGACAGGGTTGTCTCCCCTGTGTGGGGCGTGCCTGGCCGACCTCCCCCGCTGGGGGGGCGCGGTGTGCGCCGTGTGCGGGGTGGGGATCGCGGAGGGGGTTGACCTGTGCCGCGCGTGCGCGGTGGAAGGGCGGTTGTATGCGTGGGCGCGGTCGCTGGGGCCGTATGAGGGAGGCCTGCGGGTGCTGGTACGGGCCCTGAAGTACGAGGGCGAGCGGGCGCTGGCCCGTCCATTGGGACAGCTCGTAGCCGGTCTGGTTGCGGACCGTGAAGACCAGGGTTTGTCGGCGTCCTCCGCGGTGAAAGCAGTGACGTGTGTTCCCCCGGACCCGGCGCGGCTGCGGGCCCGGGGGTACCACGCGGCGGAACTCATCGCTCGGGAGATAGCTCGGGCCCTCAGCCTCCCGTTCCGCAGCCTCCTCGTCAAGGTCCGCTCCACCCCGCCCCAGGTGGGTCGGCCGCGGGAGGAACGTGAACGGACCATGCACGATCTCTTCCGGGCCCGCCGCTTGGGGCACGGGGAAGGCGTCCTTCTCGTGGACGACGTGATCACCACCGGGGCCACCGTCGCCGAGGCCGTGCGTGCCCTCCAGATCGCAGGGTTCGGCGATGTGGGGGTCCTGGCCTGTGCCCAAGCCTTGTCCGGGTGGGAGGGCTGA
- a CDS encoding type I glyceraldehyde-3-phosphate dehydrogenase, with protein MVVKVAINGFGRIGRVFTRIAAKDPAVEIVAVNDLAFFDKKKGGVDGTWAAYLLRWDTVYGRYDLPVGLAGNALKIGGKSVQLLAEADPAKLPWKVLGVDVVVEATGVFRDPEKAGAHLKAGAKKVLITAPPRGEESAEVLQILWRVNEGQYLDRGKPDIVSAASCTTNSLGPVVKVLHESFGIEYGFLTTVHGYTADQRLVDAAHSDLARARAAAANIIPTSTGAARSIPAIFPDLAGKLDGIAMRVPVPCGSVSDFVAKLKRPLPSSSSNPKEAMKEALRALNDTFREKAKGPLGEVMEVDEDPIVSSDVIARDRSCVVAVAYNMVLSKALDVVKVVAFYDNEWGYAARLLDVAKFIVS; from the coding sequence ATTGTGGTCAAGGTAGCCATTAACGGGTTTGGGCGGATCGGGCGAGTCTTCACCCGCATCGCGGCGAAAGACCCAGCGGTGGAGATCGTGGCCGTGAACGATCTCGCGTTCTTCGACAAGAAAAAGGGCGGAGTGGACGGCACATGGGCAGCGTACCTCCTGCGCTGGGATACGGTGTACGGCCGGTATGACCTCCCGGTGGGCTTGGCGGGGAACGCCCTTAAGATCGGGGGCAAGTCGGTCCAGCTCCTGGCCGAGGCCGACCCGGCGAAGCTCCCGTGGAAGGTGCTCGGGGTGGACGTGGTGGTCGAGGCCACCGGCGTGTTCCGTGACCCGGAGAAGGCCGGGGCCCACCTCAAGGCCGGGGCGAAGAAGGTGCTCATCACCGCCCCGCCCCGCGGCGAGGAGAGCGCGGAGGTCCTCCAGATCCTGTGGCGCGTGAATGAGGGTCAATACCTGGACCGGGGGAAGCCGGACATCGTGTCTGCCGCGTCCTGTACCACCAACTCCCTCGGCCCGGTGGTGAAGGTCCTTCACGAGTCGTTCGGAATTGAATACGGGTTCCTGACCACGGTGCACGGGTACACCGCCGACCAGCGGCTGGTGGACGCGGCCCACTCCGACCTCGCCCGGGCGCGGGCGGCGGCGGCGAACATCATCCCCACCTCCACCGGGGCCGCCCGGTCCATCCCCGCCATCTTCCCCGACCTCGCCGGCAAGTTGGACGGGATCGCGATGCGCGTCCCGGTGCCGTGCGGTTCGGTGTCGGACTTCGTGGCCAAGCTCAAGCGGCCGCTCCCCAGCTCCAGCTCCAACCCCAAAGAGGCGATGAAGGAAGCCCTGAGGGCCCTCAACGACACGTTCCGCGAGAAGGCCAAGGGCCCGCTGGGCGAGGTCATGGAGGTGGACGAAGACCCGATCGTCTCGAGCGACGTCATCGCCCGCGACCGTTCTTGCGTCGTGGCCGTCGCCTACAACATGGTCCTGTCCAAGGCCCTCGACGTGGTGAAGGTTGTCGCCTTCTACGACAACGAGTGGGGCTACGCGGCGAGGCTCTTGGATGTCGCCAAGTTCATCGTCTCCTAA
- the pdxT gene encoding pyridoxal 5'-phosphate synthase glutaminase subunit PdxT translates to MLDRLGATGRPVLRPEHLHGLAGIVLPGGEPTAMWRIMARDGLAEPLGQALREGLPAFGTCAGMVLLAREITNWPERFFGVIDIAVERNATGRQVDSFATVVSADGLGDVPAVFIRAPLVRRVGSGVEVLARLGDQPVMVRQGSLLAPSFRPELTGDVPVGRRNCGQGSH, encoded by the coding sequence GTGCTCGATCGCCTTGGCGCCACAGGACGGCCCGTCCTGCGCCCGGAGCATCTGCACGGCCTTGCCGGCATCGTCCTCCCGGGCGGGGAGCCCACGGCGATGTGGCGGATCATGGCCCGGGACGGGCTCGCCGAGCCACTGGGACAGGCTCTGCGAGAGGGGCTCCCGGCGTTCGGGACCTGCGCGGGGATGGTGCTCCTGGCCCGCGAGATCACGAACTGGCCTGAACGGTTCTTCGGGGTCATCGACATCGCCGTGGAACGCAATGCCACTGGCCGCCAAGTGGACTCGTTCGCGACGGTGGTGTCCGCCGATGGGCTTGGTGACGTCCCGGCCGTGTTCATCCGCGCCCCGCTCGTGCGCCGGGTGGGCAGCGGCGTGGAGGTGCTGGCGCGGCTGGGCGACCAGCCGGTGATGGTCCGGCAAGGGAGCTTGCTCGCCCCAAGCTTCCGTCCGGAGCTGACCGGCGACGTGCCGGTAGGAAGGAGGAATTGTGGTCAAGGTAGCCATTAA
- the pdxS gene encoding pyridoxal 5'-phosphate synthase lyase subunit PdxS — translation MEKGTYRVKTGFAEMFKGGVIMDVTTAEQARVAEEAGAVAVMALERVPADIRAAGGVARMADPKKIKEIQAAVSIPVMAKCRIGHIAEARILEALGVDFIDESEVLTPADPFHHIDKWQFQVPFVCGCRDLGEAARRISEGAAMIRTKGEAGTGNVVEAVRHMRVLNDQIRRLSGMSRAELVSYGKELGAPVEVLESIQEQGRLPVVNFAAGGIATPADAALMRLLGADGVFVGSGIFKSENPEKRARAIVLACAHYDDPQLLAEVSAGLGEAMPGLAIEEIPERELMQHR, via the coding sequence ATGGAGAAGGGCACCTATCGGGTGAAAACGGGGTTCGCCGAGATGTTCAAGGGCGGGGTCATCATGGACGTCACCACCGCCGAACAGGCGCGTGTCGCGGAGGAGGCGGGGGCGGTGGCGGTGATGGCCCTGGAGCGGGTCCCGGCGGACATCCGGGCCGCAGGGGGCGTGGCCCGCATGGCCGACCCCAAGAAGATCAAGGAGATCCAGGCCGCGGTGTCCATCCCGGTCATGGCCAAATGCCGGATCGGCCACATCGCCGAGGCCAGGATCCTCGAGGCCCTCGGGGTGGACTTCATCGACGAGAGCGAGGTCCTCACCCCAGCCGATCCGTTCCACCACATCGACAAGTGGCAGTTCCAGGTCCCGTTCGTATGCGGGTGCCGGGACCTGGGTGAGGCCGCCCGCAGGATCTCCGAGGGGGCGGCGATGATCCGCACCAAGGGCGAGGCCGGGACCGGAAACGTGGTGGAGGCCGTGCGCCACATGCGAGTCCTGAACGACCAGATCCGGCGCCTGTCCGGCATGTCCCGCGCCGAGCTTGTCAGCTACGGCAAGGAGCTCGGGGCCCCGGTGGAGGTACTGGAGTCCATCCAGGAGCAGGGGCGGCTTCCGGTGGTCAACTTCGCCGCCGGCGGGATCGCCACCCCGGCCGACGCGGCGTTGATGCGCCTGCTCGGGGCGGATGGCGTATTCGTGGGCTCGGGGATCTTCAAGAGCGAGAACCCGGAGAAGCGGGCCCGGGCGATCGTGCTCGCCTGCGCCCACTACGACGATCCGCAGCTCCTGGCCGAGGTCTCGGCTGGGCTCGGCGAGGCCATGCCTGGGCTCGCCATCGAGGAGATCCCCGAGCGGGAGCTCATGCAGCATCGATGA
- a CDS encoding acyl-CoA dehydratase activase gives MTGDLVGIDIGSLTVKVALVDEGGTVRWEAYQPAHGDPLHTTLSILERLFREHDPSQLRGVGVTGSGGRLLGEILSVQYVNELVAQTRAVQVYHPEVRTVIEIGGQDSKLLILDHQDGRPVLVDFSLNTQCAAGTGSFLEQQAARLGLAIEEFAALAVQAQDPPYIAGRCAVFAKSDIVHLQQVGTPLPEVLGGLCLALARNFLSDVGRGREFRRPILFQGGLSKNQGMVRAFEAVLGLRAGELIVPRHQVLMAAIGAALMAGERDGQPFRWEEERSRLVRAMEEQRRGGPGGHVRLTGATLTAPTGPCTAGATAGYLGIDVGSVSTKAVAIDEEGQLVAKVYLRTRADPLGAARDCLRQLRGDLSGAFRVRGVGVTGSGRELVGRYVRADVVKNEITAQARAAAFIDPEVDTIFEIGGQDSKFIRLEDGVVVDFSLNKACAAGTGSFLEEQAARLGLSIADLIELALAAPEPTRLGERCTVFMESDLIHHQQRGRTKMDLAAGLAYSVAINYLNRVVGDRPIGKRILFQGGVAGNRAVVAALENLVGRPVRVPPHFEVTGALGAALIAKEALT, from the coding sequence ATGACGGGAGATCTGGTTGGCATCGATATTGGGTCGCTCACCGTGAAGGTAGCGCTGGTGGACGAGGGGGGCACGGTGAGGTGGGAGGCCTACCAACCCGCCCATGGCGACCCCCTCCACACCACCCTCTCCATCCTGGAGCGGCTCTTCCGTGAGCACGACCCGTCCCAGCTGCGCGGGGTGGGGGTCACCGGATCCGGGGGCCGGCTTCTGGGGGAGATCCTGTCCGTCCAATATGTGAACGAACTTGTGGCCCAAACGCGCGCCGTGCAGGTGTACCATCCCGAGGTCCGCACCGTGATCGAGATCGGGGGGCAGGACTCCAAGCTCCTCATCCTCGATCATCAGGATGGCCGTCCGGTCTTGGTGGACTTCTCCCTCAACACCCAATGCGCCGCGGGGACGGGATCGTTCTTGGAGCAGCAAGCCGCGCGGCTCGGCCTCGCCATCGAAGAGTTCGCCGCGCTCGCCGTCCAGGCCCAAGACCCCCCGTACATCGCCGGCCGGTGTGCGGTGTTTGCCAAATCCGACATCGTCCACCTCCAGCAGGTGGGGACCCCGCTCCCTGAGGTCCTGGGGGGGCTGTGTCTCGCGCTCGCCCGCAACTTCCTGTCCGACGTGGGGCGGGGGCGGGAGTTCCGGCGGCCGATCCTGTTCCAGGGGGGGCTGTCCAAGAACCAGGGCATGGTGCGCGCGTTCGAGGCGGTGCTCGGCCTCCGGGCCGGGGAGCTCATCGTCCCCCGCCACCAGGTGCTGATGGCCGCCATCGGCGCCGCCTTGATGGCCGGAGAGCGGGACGGGCAGCCATTTCGGTGGGAGGAGGAACGGAGCAGGCTCGTGCGGGCCATGGAGGAGCAGCGCCGCGGCGGGCCCGGGGGCCATGTCCGGCTCACCGGCGCCACCCTGACCGCCCCCACTGGGCCGTGCACCGCTGGCGCCACCGCCGGGTACCTCGGGATCGATGTGGGATCGGTGAGCACAAAGGCGGTGGCCATCGACGAGGAGGGACAGCTCGTGGCCAAGGTGTACCTGCGCACCCGGGCCGATCCGCTGGGCGCGGCCCGGGACTGCCTCCGCCAGCTCAGGGGGGACCTCAGCGGCGCGTTCCGGGTGCGTGGGGTAGGGGTGACCGGGTCGGGCCGGGAGCTCGTGGGCCGGTACGTCCGGGCGGACGTGGTCAAGAACGAGATCACCGCCCAGGCCCGGGCGGCGGCGTTCATCGACCCGGAGGTGGACACGATCTTCGAGATCGGCGGCCAGGACTCCAAGTTCATCCGCCTGGAGGATGGAGTGGTGGTGGACTTTTCCCTGAACAAGGCGTGCGCCGCCGGGACGGGGTCGTTTTTGGAGGAGCAGGCGGCCCGGCTGGGCCTTTCGATCGCGGACCTGATCGAGCTCGCCCTTGCTGCCCCTGAGCCCACCCGCCTGGGGGAGCGGTGCACGGTGTTCATGGAATCGGATCTCATCCACCACCAGCAGCGGGGGCGGACGAAGATGGACCTCGCCGCCGGGCTCGCCTATTCCGTGGCCATCAACTACCTCAACCGGGTGGTGGGGGATCGCCCGATTGGGAAGAGGATCCTGTTCCAGGGCGGTGTGGCCGGGAACCGGGCGGTGGTGGCCGCCTTGGAGAACCTGGTGGGCCGGCCCGTGCGGGTGCCGCCGCACTTCGAGGTCACCGGGGCCCTCGGGGCGGCCCTCATCGCCAAGGAGGCCTTGACATGA
- a CDS encoding acyl-CoA dehydratase activase-related protein, translated as MTRFPGFDLADRTYRTRQFTCRGCPNVCRITEVRFGEERPFYYGARCDRYEVRPEAKRLEPDLFRRREAILFNPEGEHKDLEGVLRFPPDGEVRGRVGVPRALLTWDLFPFFREFFRALGYEVVLSPLTHQGLVRSSLTAAPATACLPVKVVHGHVEELVEAGIDRLFLPALIDADHPTTRTKTNYNCPLVQAQPYILSAQFDFRTLGVEAITDPIHFYPWFYGKARLIQELGGLARRLGAGSREAERAIAQAMATQREAQAGLRALGEEALARVAGGALGVVVLSRSYNGCDRGLNLTVPEKLAALGALPIPVDALPWEEVDVDPLYPFMQWHGGKRILAAAEIVRRTEGLWAVHLSHFNCGPDSFIAHYLREALRGKPFLTLELDEHSADAGVITRLEAYLDSVAALTHKPRPAAARPLARPRAAFDRTKTIYLPYMCDHNHAFTGALRRFGFHAETLPPPDEESLTLGRKHSTGGECLPFILTTGDFLKLVRRKDFNPARSALFMPTSSGPCRFCHYFAAQRLILERLGCAVDFISLEAYGGYTIEDLGTAFRRTAWYGIVAVDFLQKLLWRTRPYEAVRGTASAVYREALRTVEEALAQRGIKGLLAVLPGVVARFSGIELRPEERPLVGIVGEIYVRANPFSNAGLVDLVEELGGEVRIAPVAEWLNYSMYKKQGDSRVRRDWPAYFKARLERYVLRHDEHRVAELCRGAVAPWEAEEPTTPEVVRHAEPYISEAYRGEPVLTVGKAIDYALTGFDGIINVMPFSCMPGTMVAAVSTRAKRDHGIPWLNLTFDGQEQAHLRTRLEAFLHQADLHRRVGKGG; from the coding sequence ATGACCAGGTTCCCCGGGTTCGACCTCGCTGACCGCACCTACCGTACCCGCCAGTTCACGTGCCGCGGCTGCCCCAACGTGTGCCGCATCACCGAGGTACGGTTCGGGGAGGAACGCCCGTTCTACTACGGCGCCCGCTGCGACCGGTACGAGGTGCGGCCCGAGGCAAAGCGCCTCGAGCCCGACCTCTTCCGAAGGCGGGAGGCGATCCTGTTCAACCCGGAGGGGGAGCACAAGGACCTGGAGGGCGTGCTCCGCTTCCCTCCGGACGGGGAGGTGCGGGGCCGGGTGGGGGTCCCCCGGGCCCTGCTCACCTGGGACCTGTTTCCGTTCTTCCGGGAGTTCTTCCGGGCCCTGGGGTACGAGGTCGTCCTGTCCCCCCTCACCCACCAGGGGCTGGTCCGGTCGTCCCTGACGGCGGCCCCGGCCACCGCCTGCCTCCCGGTGAAGGTTGTGCACGGCCACGTGGAGGAGCTGGTCGAGGCGGGCATCGACCGCCTGTTCCTCCCGGCCCTCATCGATGCCGACCACCCCACCACCCGCACCAAGACCAACTACAACTGCCCCCTCGTGCAGGCCCAGCCGTACATCCTCAGTGCGCAGTTCGACTTCCGGACGCTTGGGGTGGAGGCGATCACCGACCCCATCCACTTCTACCCGTGGTTCTACGGGAAGGCCCGGCTCATCCAGGAGCTGGGGGGGCTGGCCCGCCGGCTGGGGGCGGGGTCGCGGGAGGCGGAGCGGGCGATCGCTCAGGCCATGGCCACCCAACGGGAGGCGCAGGCCGGGCTCCGGGCCCTCGGGGAGGAGGCGCTGGCCCGGGTGGCCGGCGGGGCCCTGGGGGTGGTGGTGCTCTCCCGGAGCTACAACGGCTGTGACCGGGGGCTGAACCTCACCGTGCCGGAGAAACTGGCCGCGCTTGGGGCTTTGCCCATCCCCGTGGACGCGCTCCCGTGGGAGGAGGTGGATGTCGACCCCCTGTACCCGTTCATGCAATGGCACGGGGGCAAGCGGATCCTCGCCGCGGCGGAGATCGTCCGCCGTACGGAGGGCCTATGGGCGGTGCACCTATCCCACTTTAACTGCGGACCGGACTCGTTCATCGCCCACTACCTCCGGGAGGCCCTGCGGGGGAAGCCGTTCCTCACCCTGGAGCTGGATGAGCATTCCGCCGATGCCGGGGTCATCACCCGGCTGGAGGCGTACCTGGACTCGGTGGCCGCCCTCACGCACAAGCCCAGGCCGGCGGCGGCCCGGCCCCTGGCCCGGCCGCGGGCGGCGTTCGACCGCACCAAGACCATTTACCTCCCGTACATGTGCGACCACAACCATGCGTTCACCGGGGCCCTCCGCCGCTTCGGGTTCCACGCGGAGACGCTTCCCCCACCGGACGAGGAGAGCCTGACCCTCGGGCGCAAACACTCCACCGGCGGGGAGTGCCTCCCGTTCATCCTCACCACCGGGGACTTCCTGAAGCTCGTGCGCCGGAAGGATTTCAACCCGGCCAGGTCGGCCCTGTTCATGCCCACGAGCAGCGGCCCGTGCCGGTTCTGCCACTACTTCGCCGCCCAGCGGCTGATCCTGGAACGCCTCGGATGCGCGGTGGACTTCATCTCCCTCGAAGCGTACGGCGGTTACACCATCGAGGACCTGGGCACCGCGTTTCGCCGCACCGCCTGGTACGGGATCGTCGCCGTGGACTTCCTGCAGAAGCTCCTGTGGCGGACGCGCCCCTACGAGGCGGTGCGGGGGACCGCGAGCGCCGTGTACCGGGAGGCGTTGCGCACGGTGGAGGAAGCCCTCGCCCAACGGGGGATCAAGGGGTTGCTGGCGGTTCTCCCCGGGGTGGTGGCCCGGTTTTCCGGGATTGAGCTTCGCCCGGAGGAGCGGCCGCTCGTGGGCATCGTGGGCGAGATCTACGTGCGGGCCAACCCGTTCAGCAACGCCGGCCTCGTCGACCTCGTGGAGGAGCTGGGCGGAGAGGTGCGCATCGCCCCGGTGGCGGAATGGCTGAACTACAGCATGTACAAAAAACAAGGGGACAGCCGGGTTCGCCGGGACTGGCCGGCCTACTTCAAGGCCCGTCTGGAACGGTATGTTCTCCGGCACGATGAGCACCGGGTGGCCGAGCTCTGCCGGGGCGCGGTCGCCCCCTGGGAGGCTGAGGAACCCACCACCCCCGAGGTGGTACGCCACGCCGAACCGTACATCTCCGAGGCGTACCGTGGCGAGCCGGTGCTCACGGTGGGGAAGGCCATCGACTACGCCCTCACGGGGTTCGACGGGATCATCAACGTGATGCCGTTCAGCTGCATGCCGGGGACGATGGTGGCCGCGGTGTCCACCCGGGCCAAGCGTGACCATGGGATCCCCTGGCTCAACCTCACGTTCGACGGCCAGGAGCAGGCCCACCTGCGCACCCGGCTGGAGGCGTTCCTCCATCAGGCGGACCTCCACCGGCGCGTCGGGAAGGGGGGCTAG
- a CDS encoding aldehyde ferredoxin oxidoreductase family protein, with translation MNGVAGKMLVVDLSQRRTNVEEIPERAYRLYLSGFGLGVHLAWTHIPKGAEPLGPENAVAMVPGLLTGTGIPTASKTTFVFRSPLTGTLARSVAGAWLGVTLRKAGFDALLITGASKAPLALVVEDGMARLEEVPDLWGLDTRATRKALAERFGEGYRSAVIGPAGEKVSRIATIECDGRQAGRGGGGAVLGAKKLKAILVKGNAPVPMAEPERVKALGKYWNEVFRDHPATKADMAYGSGEFLDWMNQVSGTFPSRNWQWGYFQSAYTRAKGGKIELDPYHWAPKYVERNVACPFCTKPCGKLFQIKQGKYAGTEVDGPEYETLYSLGGAPEIASIEAVAKANEICDVLGLDTISAGVTVAWAMEAVERGLLTKKDLDGIDLKFGDEDAFLAVLERMGRREGRVGKLLSDGTKAACERLGKGEAFAIHIKGMELPAYDIRGSKGVALAFAVAFRGGDHLTAGVYGTEFGGSWWRFEAVDRRSLRGKGFEVKFHEDLMAVYDTLGICKFSRHMFFLEGLPDLVAAQTGLSFTAAELLTVGERTYNLARAFNVREGFTRKEDHLPVRVMEDPIPEGPSAGDRVSYEELQLLLDDYYEARGWSRDGVPLKARLASLDLPDVAEAVGAKGAG, from the coding sequence ATGAACGGCGTGGCGGGCAAGATGCTGGTGGTGGACCTGTCGCAGCGAAGGACGAACGTGGAGGAGATCCCGGAGCGGGCCTATCGCCTGTACCTGAGCGGGTTCGGCCTGGGGGTGCATTTGGCGTGGACCCACATCCCGAAAGGGGCCGAGCCCCTCGGGCCGGAGAACGCGGTGGCCATGGTACCGGGGCTCCTCACCGGGACGGGCATCCCTACCGCGTCCAAGACCACGTTCGTGTTCCGCTCCCCACTCACCGGGACCCTGGCCCGGTCGGTAGCCGGGGCGTGGCTCGGGGTAACCCTGCGCAAGGCCGGCTTTGACGCCCTCCTCATCACGGGGGCGAGCAAGGCCCCGCTGGCCCTGGTGGTGGAGGACGGCATGGCCCGCCTGGAGGAGGTTCCCGACCTGTGGGGTCTGGACACCCGGGCCACGCGGAAGGCGCTGGCGGAGAGGTTCGGGGAGGGGTACCGCTCCGCGGTGATCGGCCCGGCCGGGGAAAAAGTCTCCCGCATCGCCACCATCGAGTGCGACGGCCGCCAGGCCGGCCGGGGCGGGGGCGGGGCGGTGCTGGGGGCCAAGAAGCTCAAGGCGATTCTGGTGAAAGGCAACGCCCCGGTGCCGATGGCCGAACCGGAGCGGGTCAAGGCGCTCGGGAAGTACTGGAACGAGGTGTTCCGCGATCACCCGGCGACCAAGGCGGACATGGCCTACGGATCCGGCGAGTTCCTGGACTGGATGAACCAGGTGTCCGGCACGTTCCCGTCCCGCAATTGGCAGTGGGGCTACTTCCAGAGCGCCTACACGCGGGCCAAGGGCGGCAAGATCGAGCTCGACCCGTACCACTGGGCTCCCAAGTACGTGGAAAGGAACGTGGCCTGCCCGTTCTGTACCAAACCCTGCGGGAAACTGTTCCAGATCAAGCAGGGCAAGTACGCGGGCACCGAGGTGGACGGGCCGGAGTACGAGACCCTGTACTCCCTGGGCGGGGCCCCGGAGATCGCGTCCATCGAGGCGGTGGCCAAGGCCAACGAGATCTGCGACGTCCTGGGGCTAGACACCATCTCCGCTGGCGTCACCGTGGCGTGGGCGATGGAGGCCGTGGAGCGGGGCCTCCTCACGAAGAAGGACCTGGACGGGATCGACCTCAAGTTCGGCGACGAGGACGCGTTCCTGGCGGTGCTTGAGCGGATGGGCAGGCGCGAAGGGAGGGTAGGAAAGCTCCTTTCCGATGGGACCAAGGCCGCTTGCGAGCGTCTGGGCAAGGGAGAGGCGTTCGCGATCCACATCAAAGGGATGGAGCTTCCGGCCTACGACATCCGCGGCTCCAAGGGGGTGGCCCTCGCGTTCGCGGTGGCGTTTCGGGGCGGGGACCACCTGACGGCCGGCGTGTACGGCACGGAGTTCGGCGGCTCGTGGTGGCGGTTCGAGGCCGTGGACCGCCGGAGCTTGCGGGGCAAGGGGTTTGAGGTCAAGTTCCACGAGGACCTGATGGCCGTGTACGACACCCTCGGGATCTGCAAGTTCTCCCGGCACATGTTCTTCCTCGAGGGCCTCCCCGACCTCGTGGCCGCCCAGACCGGCCTCTCCTTCACCGCGGCCGAGCTCCTCACCGTGGGGGAGCGGACCTACAACCTGGCCCGGGCGTTCAACGTCCGGGAGGGGTTCACGCGGAAGGAAGACCACCTGCCGGTGCGGGTGATGGAGGACCCGATCCCCGAGGGCCCGTCGGCCGGGGACCGCGTCTCCTACGAGGAGCTCCAGCTCCTCCTCGACGACTACTACGAGGCCCGCGGCTGGAGCCGCGACGGGGTGCCGCTCAAGGCCCGCCTGGCCTCCCTCGACCTCCCGGACGTGGCGGAGGCGGTGGGGGCCAAGGGGGCGGGTTGA
- the mtnP gene encoding S-methyl-5'-thioadenosine phosphorylase produces the protein MGSRAIGVIGGSGLWRLGTLGDAEPQAVSTPYGPHADGLVVGTIGGRTVAFLPRHGAGHRLPPHRIPYRANLWALRELGVERVVAVSAMGGLRPEHTVGDLVLPDQFIDWTRGRPTTFFDGPVVVHTSIADPFCPELRDVLATAGEAAGFRVHRGGTCLTFEGPRFSTRAESRVYREVLGADLLSMTLVPEVVLARELGMCYATCAVITDLDVWGQEPVKADEVTRVMESCRPRLAQLLTLAIPRIPAGRGCACAQGGRAEAR, from the coding sequence TTGGGGTCTCGAGCGATCGGGGTCATCGGCGGATCAGGGCTTTGGCGGCTCGGCACCCTCGGCGACGCCGAGCCACAGGCGGTGTCTACCCCGTATGGCCCCCATGCCGACGGCCTCGTGGTAGGGACCATCGGCGGCCGGACGGTGGCGTTCCTCCCCCGGCACGGTGCGGGCCATCGTCTGCCACCTCATCGCATCCCGTACCGGGCCAACCTGTGGGCGCTGCGGGAGCTTGGGGTGGAGCGGGTGGTGGCCGTATCGGCCATGGGCGGGTTGCGTCCGGAGCACACGGTAGGGGACCTCGTCTTGCCTGACCAGTTCATCGACTGGACCCGTGGGCGGCCGACCACGTTCTTCGACGGCCCGGTGGTGGTCCACACCTCCATCGCCGACCCGTTCTGCCCGGAGCTGCGGGACGTGCTCGCCACGGCCGGGGAGGCGGCGGGGTTCCGGGTGCATCGCGGGGGCACCTGCCTCACCTTCGAGGGCCCGCGGTTCTCCACCCGCGCCGAGTCCCGGGTGTACCGGGAGGTGCTCGGGGCGGACCTCCTCAGCATGACCCTGGTGCCGGAGGTCGTGCTGGCGCGGGAGCTGGGGATGTGCTATGCCACGTGCGCGGTGATCACCGACCTCGACGTGTGGGGGCAGGAACCGGTAAAAGCGGACGAGGTGACCCGGGTGATGGAGTCGTGCCGGCCCCGGCTGGCCCAGCTTTTGACGCTGGCCATCCCCCGCATCCCCGCGGGGCGGGGCTGTGCCTGCGCCCAGGGAGGGCGTGCGGAAGCGCGCTGA